The following proteins are co-located in the Synechococcus sp. PROS-U-1 genome:
- a CDS encoding TldD/PmbA family protein, with translation MTNAFSNQWRGLLESLLHRGSAAGADLVEVFLERTDHIGLLAEQDRITSVNPSFARGAGLRVFCAGRDGFVSTNDLSEAGLKRALDQALAMLGLEPQNLTTSSGFEGLKLLTDHGLAKTDWLDRCPTLDQASQCLLQGTAHLDRLGQHLQVRRGSYSRDWQEVLVAASDGTFSRDIRLHQSTGLSVLAADGDHRSSIGRRYGSSDRPDDLRDWDSEVSAAEVCNSAGTMLRAEYVDAGQMPAVLANRFGGVIFHEACGHLLETTQIERGTTPFADRVGELIAHPAVTAIDEGLSGGSFGSLSMDDEGMEPERTVLIKDGVLQRFISDRAGELRTGHKRTGSGRRQSHAFAAASRMRNTFIDAGAHTPEQLIESVDQGLYCKAMGGGSVGPTGQFNFSVEEGYLIENGKLTKPVKGATLIGDAKEVMPRISMCANDLELAAGFCGSVSGSVFVTVGQPHIKVDSITVGGR, from the coding sequence TTGACCAACGCCTTTTCGAATCAGTGGCGGGGACTCTTGGAGTCCCTCCTGCATCGCGGCAGTGCTGCCGGAGCTGACCTCGTTGAAGTGTTCCTCGAGCGCACCGACCACATCGGTTTGCTCGCAGAACAGGATCGGATCACCAGCGTCAACCCCTCCTTCGCCCGCGGGGCAGGTCTTCGGGTGTTCTGTGCAGGGCGTGATGGCTTTGTGAGCACCAACGACCTCAGCGAAGCAGGACTGAAGCGTGCCCTCGATCAAGCACTTGCGATGCTGGGGCTCGAACCTCAGAACCTCACAACCTCATCTGGTTTTGAAGGACTCAAGCTGCTGACAGACCACGGCTTGGCCAAGACTGACTGGCTGGATCGCTGTCCGACACTGGACCAAGCCAGTCAGTGCCTGCTCCAGGGAACGGCACATCTCGATCGGTTGGGCCAGCACTTGCAAGTGCGTCGGGGCAGTTATTCCCGCGATTGGCAGGAAGTGCTGGTGGCAGCTTCCGACGGCACGTTCTCCCGGGACATTCGTCTGCACCAGTCGACCGGCCTGTCTGTCCTTGCTGCGGATGGGGACCACCGGTCCAGCATTGGTCGCCGCTACGGCAGTTCTGATCGCCCGGACGATCTGCGTGACTGGGACTCTGAAGTGAGTGCAGCTGAGGTCTGCAACAGCGCCGGAACGATGCTCCGTGCAGAGTATGTGGATGCTGGACAGATGCCGGCTGTGCTGGCCAACCGCTTTGGTGGGGTGATTTTCCACGAAGCCTGTGGCCACCTGCTCGAAACGACCCAAATTGAACGGGGCACGACTCCCTTTGCAGACCGCGTCGGTGAGCTGATTGCTCACCCTGCCGTCACTGCAATTGATGAAGGCTTGAGTGGTGGTTCCTTCGGTTCACTGTCCATGGACGATGAAGGGATGGAACCGGAGCGCACGGTGCTGATCAAAGACGGTGTGCTGCAGAGGTTCATCAGTGATCGTGCCGGTGAACTGCGCACGGGCCACAAACGCACTGGAAGTGGCCGCAGACAGAGCCATGCCTTCGCAGCTGCGAGCAGGATGCGCAACACCTTTATTGATGCCGGAGCCCATACTCCTGAGCAACTGATTGAATCCGTTGACCAGGGTCTTTACTGCAAGGCCATGGGAGGGGGGAGCGTTGGCCCGACTGGTCAATTCAACTTCTCTGTTGAGGAGGGATATCTGATTGAAAACGGCAAACTCACCAAACCCGTGAAAGGAGCCACATTGATCGGCGATGCCAAGGAGGTCATGCCTCGCATCTCGATGTGTGCCAATGACCTCGAATTGGCTGCAGGGTTCTGTGGTTCGGTGAGCGGGAGTGTGTTTGTCACCGTGGGGCAACCCCACATCAAGGTTGACTCGATCACGGTGGGGGGACGCTGA
- the acsF gene encoding magnesium-protoporphyrin IX monomethyl ester (oxidative) cyclase, with the protein MVPPTAVAEGSAVAIKDPVKDTILTPRFYTTDFEAMAAMDLQPNEAELEAICEEFRKDYNRHHFVRNGEFEGAADKLDPETRKVFVEFLEQSCTSEFSGFLLYKELSRRIKAKNPLLAECFAHMARDEARHAGFLNKSMSDFGMQLDLGFLTANKDYTFFKPKFIFYATYLSEKIGYWRYIAIYRHLEQNPDSKIFPIFNFFENWCQDENRHGDFFDALMKAQPDTVRGPIAKLWCRFFLLAVFATMYVRDVARKEFYESLGLDARTYDKMVIEKTNETSARVFPVVLDVKNEKFWIRLERLVSNNAGLEQADASDAIAPIKLLRKLPFWIGNGAEMAKLFLMPAINSERFQPAVR; encoded by the coding sequence ATGGTCCCTCCCACCGCCGTGGCCGAAGGCAGCGCTGTAGCCATCAAGGATCCTGTCAAGGACACGATCCTGACTCCCCGCTTCTACACCACCGATTTTGAAGCGATGGCGGCCATGGATCTTCAGCCCAACGAGGCTGAACTCGAAGCCATTTGTGAAGAATTCAGGAAGGACTACAACCGTCATCACTTCGTTCGAAACGGTGAATTCGAAGGGGCCGCAGACAAGCTCGACCCGGAAACGCGCAAGGTGTTCGTTGAATTCCTTGAACAAAGCTGCACTTCAGAGTTTTCAGGATTTCTGCTTTACAAAGAGCTGAGCCGTCGGATCAAGGCCAAAAACCCTCTTTTGGCTGAATGCTTCGCTCACATGGCCCGTGATGAAGCTCGTCATGCGGGTTTCCTCAACAAGTCGATGAGCGATTTCGGCATGCAGCTTGATCTTGGTTTTCTGACAGCCAACAAGGACTACACCTTCTTCAAGCCGAAGTTTATTTTTTACGCAACTTATCTCTCGGAGAAAATTGGCTACTGGCGCTATATCGCTATTTATCGCCACCTTGAACAGAACCCCGACAGCAAAATCTTCCCTATTTTCAACTTTTTTGAGAACTGGTGTCAGGACGAAAATCGCCACGGCGATTTCTTCGATGCTCTGATGAAAGCGCAGCCAGACACAGTGCGTGGCCCGATCGCCAAACTCTGGTGTCGTTTCTTCCTGCTCGCCGTCTTCGCGACCATGTATGTGCGTGACGTCGCCCGTAAGGAGTTCTATGAGTCCCTCGGTCTGGATGCGCGCACCTACGACAAAATGGTGATCGAGAAGACCAATGAAACCTCAGCTCGCGTGTTTCCAGTGGTTCTCGATGTGAAGAACGAGAAGTTCTGGATTCGACTTGAGCGTCTTGTGTCCAACAACGCTGGCTTGGAGCAGGCCGATGCCAGCGATGCAATTGCCCCCATCAAGCTGCTGCGCAAACTTCCTTTCTGGATCGGTAACGGTGCAGAAATGGCCAAGTTGTTCCTGATGCCAGCGATTAACAGCGAGCGTTTTCAACCAGCCGTGCGCTGA
- a CDS encoding DUF2996 domain-containing protein → MSETPVEKEPSGQETPTKPAAKPKPPKPEDKPFPEFIDTLFLPAVVKQLSDHNITAERLERVDGQRPVVGGECPMVIGELPGGRRFWLCFSKADINSSKVIALADPGSDPTLLESFLIDEKRMSLPLLVSRLLQRLNGQKWLGGN, encoded by the coding sequence GTGAGCGAAACCCCTGTCGAGAAGGAGCCTTCAGGTCAAGAGACTCCCACCAAGCCGGCGGCAAAGCCAAAGCCACCGAAGCCGGAGGACAAACCCTTCCCAGAGTTCATTGACACGCTGTTTCTTCCAGCCGTCGTTAAGCAGCTGTCCGACCACAACATCACAGCCGAACGGCTGGAGCGCGTCGACGGTCAGCGTCCCGTGGTTGGCGGCGAATGTCCGATGGTCATCGGTGAACTTCCGGGGGGACGTCGCTTCTGGCTGTGCTTCTCCAAAGCAGACATCAACAGCTCCAAGGTGATTGCCTTGGCAGATCCCGGCAGTGACCCGACTCTTTTGGAAAGTTTCCTGATCGACGAGAAGCGGATGTCTCTGCCACTTCTGGTGTCCCGCCTCTTGCAACGCCTCAACGGTCAAAAGTGGTTGGGAGGTAACTAA
- a CDS encoding flavin prenyltransferase UbiX yields MHPYVLAVTGASAQPLAERALQLLLQQGRAVHLVLSHGAHEVFRAEQGLSIPVDPLKQNEFWRDRLGVEGGDLTCHRWNDQAACIASGSYRTRAMVIVPCSMGTVGRIHAGIASDLIERCADVHLKERRPLVIAPREMPFNLIHLRNLTGLAEAGATIAAPIPAWYTRPDSLEEMVDFLVVRLFDGLEDDLAPLNRWSGPLE; encoded by the coding sequence ATGCATCCCTACGTTTTGGCCGTCACTGGTGCGTCGGCACAACCTCTTGCCGAGCGTGCCCTGCAGTTGCTCCTGCAACAAGGGCGCGCTGTTCATCTTGTGCTCAGCCATGGCGCCCATGAAGTCTTCCGCGCAGAACAGGGACTCTCCATTCCCGTGGACCCCCTCAAGCAAAACGAGTTTTGGAGGGACAGACTTGGGGTGGAAGGCGGTGATCTGACCTGCCATCGCTGGAATGATCAAGCCGCCTGCATCGCAAGTGGGAGCTATCGCACTCGGGCAATGGTCATCGTTCCCTGCAGCATGGGAACCGTTGGTCGAATCCACGCCGGGATTGCTTCTGATCTGATCGAACGGTGTGCGGATGTTCATCTCAAGGAGCGTCGTCCGCTGGTCATCGCTCCACGGGAGATGCCCTTCAACCTGATTCATCTCCGTAATCTCACGGGCTTAGCGGAAGCAGGTGCAACCATCGCAGCTCCCATTCCAGCCTGGTACACCCGCCCAGACTCCCTGGAGGAGATGGTGGATTTTCTGGTCGTTCGACTTTTCGACGGATTGGAAGATGACCTTGCACCGTTGAATCGCTGGAGCGGACCACTGGAATGA
- a CDS encoding RNB domain-containing ribonuclease, whose amino-acid sequence MKFTVADLLDQLSTEQSSEPGQLAKILKLSNKSDKASLDLALASLVKIGVIEQSSEGGLTRPLESDLIDARLRCSSKGFCFAIRDDGGEDVYIRDHQLNHAWNGDRVLVRVTREGGRRRSPEGGVQCILERATRSLLAQVEQQSEQLLACPLDDRVLAGIELPAEDSKHLPGEEISSVVEVRIDRYPVAQHGAAGRVVRSLPLNGGSAADRDLLLTKAGLQDRPAAPRSSGKTPATKGRVDLTGQPCLLLKGWNQEDAPGLPAVHVEAKDGGCRLWVHAPSVGERIGLGSSLDSCLRDRGEALCLGQIWQPLLTPALNKATTFSSGTEADAISVRLDIAANGELSDWEFMLSSVRPAAEVSADQLIAFAERKPKARSIPAALKSIKDHLGQLETLRFCSTLLLDRERSNGAVQLDLRPPQLEALGDLRSADPSGLRHRWVDAFNPEDPHAFLQPLLRAADRAWTAHRMDLQLPGITIQADEPDGNVLTDVAKTAIALDLPLELDDEGCPSASELIQVFKDSSQRRVLEQQLSHALPQLSLVASTDSTPTEADPSPADGDEGVQASQDAPLTPWTCATQHYGHLVNQQLLVALLTDAKDRPTVRHKTRLKLGGRGAGADLSWPLFTASQDEKLNGLVNNRTVQRLNTRRRQVLELEKDLLSMIQARSAQPLIGQQVEGRISGVQSYGFFVEVGESRVEGLVHVSSLNDDWYEYRSRQNRLVGRKNRQTYQLGDQVQVRVINVDVLRNQIDLEVINQSDQGSAEPEPSEPLPVSLSER is encoded by the coding sequence ATGAAATTCACAGTTGCCGATCTGCTGGATCAGCTCTCAACAGAGCAATCCTCTGAACCAGGCCAACTGGCCAAAATTCTGAAGCTGAGCAACAAGTCGGACAAAGCCTCGCTTGACCTTGCCCTCGCATCACTGGTCAAGATTGGTGTGATTGAACAGTCAAGCGAGGGTGGCCTCACACGCCCGCTTGAAAGCGACCTGATTGATGCTCGACTTCGGTGCAGCAGCAAGGGTTTCTGCTTCGCCATTCGCGATGACGGCGGCGAAGACGTGTACATCCGCGACCACCAGCTGAACCATGCATGGAATGGTGATCGGGTTTTGGTTCGGGTGACCCGAGAGGGTGGACGGCGACGCTCCCCAGAAGGCGGGGTTCAGTGCATCCTCGAACGGGCCACCAGGTCGCTTCTGGCGCAGGTGGAACAACAGAGCGAGCAGCTTCTGGCATGTCCCCTTGATGACCGGGTGCTTGCCGGCATCGAACTGCCTGCAGAGGATTCCAAGCATTTGCCTGGCGAAGAGATTTCAAGCGTTGTCGAAGTACGCATTGACCGCTACCCCGTGGCCCAGCACGGTGCTGCAGGTCGTGTGGTGCGTTCACTGCCGCTCAACGGAGGTTCCGCAGCGGATCGTGACCTCTTGCTGACCAAGGCTGGTCTCCAAGACCGTCCTGCGGCTCCCCGTAGTTCCGGCAAAACTCCCGCCACGAAGGGTCGGGTTGATCTGACCGGACAACCATGCCTGCTTCTCAAGGGTTGGAACCAGGAGGATGCACCAGGTTTACCAGCCGTGCACGTTGAAGCCAAGGATGGAGGTTGTCGTCTCTGGGTCCATGCGCCCAGCGTTGGCGAGCGGATCGGTTTGGGCAGCAGCCTCGATTCCTGCCTGCGCGATCGAGGTGAAGCGCTTTGCCTCGGTCAGATCTGGCAACCTCTGCTGACTCCTGCTCTCAACAAAGCGACGACCTTCTCCAGCGGCACCGAGGCCGACGCCATCAGTGTCCGGCTGGACATTGCAGCCAATGGTGAATTGAGTGACTGGGAATTCATGCTCAGCTCGGTGCGCCCCGCCGCCGAAGTGAGCGCCGACCAATTGATTGCCTTCGCGGAACGCAAACCCAAGGCTCGAAGCATTCCGGCGGCACTCAAATCCATCAAAGACCACCTTGGGCAACTGGAAACCCTGCGGTTCTGCAGCACTCTCCTGCTGGACCGTGAGCGCAGCAACGGGGCTGTGCAACTCGATCTACGCCCTCCCCAGCTTGAGGCACTTGGTGACCTTCGCAGTGCTGATCCATCCGGTCTCCGGCATCGCTGGGTTGACGCCTTCAACCCGGAGGATCCCCATGCGTTCCTTCAACCTCTTCTCAGGGCTGCCGATCGGGCATGGACTGCGCACCGTATGGATCTCCAATTGCCAGGCATCACCATCCAGGCGGACGAACCCGATGGCAACGTTCTTACGGATGTGGCAAAGACCGCCATTGCCTTGGACCTTCCCCTCGAACTGGATGACGAGGGGTGCCCGTCGGCATCCGAGTTGATCCAGGTGTTCAAAGACAGCAGCCAGCGTCGGGTGCTTGAACAACAACTCAGTCACGCCCTGCCTCAACTCAGCCTTGTGGCGTCCACGGACTCCACCCCTACAGAGGCAGATCCCTCCCCCGCCGATGGGGATGAAGGAGTTCAGGCCAGCCAAGACGCTCCACTCACCCCGTGGACCTGTGCAACCCAGCACTACGGACACCTCGTCAATCAACAATTGCTCGTCGCTTTGCTGACGGATGCCAAAGACCGCCCAACCGTGCGACACAAAACACGTTTAAAGCTGGGTGGCAGGGGTGCCGGCGCTGACCTCAGTTGGCCTTTATTCACTGCATCTCAGGACGAAAAGCTGAATGGTTTGGTCAACAACCGCACCGTGCAGCGACTCAACACCAGGCGCCGGCAGGTGCTCGAACTGGAAAAAGATCTTCTATCAATGATTCAGGCCCGTTCAGCACAACCGCTCATCGGCCAGCAGGTGGAAGGCCGTATCAGTGGTGTGCAGAGTTATGGCTTCTTCGTTGAAGTTGGCGAGAGCCGCGTTGAGGGGCTGGTTCATGTGAGCTCCCTCAACGATGACTGGTACGAATACAGATCACGCCAGAATCGTCTCGTCGGGCGAAAAAACCGCCAGACCTATCAACTCGGTGACCAAGTTCAGGTTCGTGTGATCAATGTCGATGTTCTCCGCAACCAGATCGACCTTGAAGTCATCAACCAAAGCGACCAAGGTTCAGCAGAGCCTGAACCGTCGGAGCCCCTTCCTGTTTCCCTCAGCGAGCGCTGA
- a CDS encoding TMEM165/GDT1 family protein, with protein MDFPLLISTFLTVFLAELGDKTQLATVAISGTSNRPLAVFLGSSSALVLASLLGAFAGGSVATVIPSDLLQLVASIGFLVIGGRLLLPLFRDAERDQGGDQSSEH; from the coding sequence ATGGATTTTCCCCTACTCATTTCCACGTTCTTGACCGTTTTCTTGGCTGAACTCGGTGACAAGACCCAACTCGCCACCGTTGCTATCAGTGGCACCTCCAATCGCCCTCTGGCGGTGTTTCTCGGATCTTCATCGGCACTGGTCTTGGCCAGCCTGTTGGGGGCCTTCGCAGGAGGGTCAGTTGCGACGGTGATTCCCAGCGATCTTCTCCAGTTGGTCGCCTCCATCGGTTTTCTCGTGATCGGTGGCCGCTTGCTGCTGCCTCTTTTTCGTGATGCGGAGAGAGACCAAGGCGGAGATCAGTCTTCTGAGCACTAA
- a CDS encoding TMEM165/GDT1 family protein, whose protein sequence is MTSEQTTSESRSFAAVLFSTFTTVFVAELGDKTQLATLLLSAQSGSPVLVFVGAALALIASSLVGVLVGQWLAKTLPPERLELMAGLLMVALGVWLGLQAARSLWLNAAS, encoded by the coding sequence TTGACCAGTGAGCAAACCACCAGCGAGTCGCGAAGCTTTGCCGCCGTGCTGTTCAGCACATTCACCACCGTCTTCGTGGCTGAACTGGGTGACAAGACGCAACTGGCGACACTGCTGCTCTCCGCGCAGTCAGGCTCACCAGTTTTGGTGTTCGTCGGAGCAGCGCTGGCTTTGATTGCGTCCAGCCTGGTCGGAGTACTTGTGGGTCAGTGGTTGGCCAAAACACTGCCTCCTGAGCGATTGGAACTCATGGCCGGACTGCTGATGGTGGCGCTTGGCGTTTGGCTGGGTCTGCAGGCCGCTCGATCTCTTTGGCTGAATGCCGCGAGCTGA
- a CDS encoding YkgJ family cysteine cluster protein, which produces MTRQKHQWTCIKHCGACCRLAPDERADALAALSDDQQTTYLAMVGADGWCIHYDTGSQRCRIYDERPDFCRVSELGRLFDVPADALDGFAITCCNQQIRSTYGGRSDVMRRFKRAQTVGGPVDQ; this is translated from the coding sequence ATGACCAGACAAAAGCATCAATGGACCTGCATCAAGCACTGCGGCGCTTGTTGCCGACTCGCACCAGACGAACGAGCTGATGCACTGGCGGCCTTGAGCGACGACCAACAGACCACCTACCTGGCCATGGTGGGGGCGGATGGTTGGTGCATTCACTACGACACAGGCAGCCAGCGCTGCAGGATCTATGACGAGCGTCCTGATTTCTGCCGCGTCAGTGAGCTAGGGCGGTTGTTTGACGTTCCAGCAGATGCGCTTGATGGCTTCGCCATCACCTGTTGCAACCAGCAGATCCGCAGCACTTATGGCGGTCGCAGTGACGTGATGCGTAGGTTCAAGCGCGCGCAGACCGTGGGAGGTCCTGTTGACCAGTGA
- the psb30 gene encoding photosystem II reaction center protein Ycf12/Psb30 produces MGFDIHLIANFAALALITIAGPAVIFILFYRRGAL; encoded by the coding sequence ATGGGCTTTGACATTCACCTGATCGCCAACTTTGCCGCCCTGGCGTTGATCACCATTGCCGGCCCCGCTGTCATCTTCATCCTCTTCTATCGCCGCGGCGCCCTCTGA
- the recJ gene encoding single-stranded-DNA-specific exonuclease RecJ produces the protein MPAVPLHWSWSLPAVVEPSPLQGLDLPLALRCVLRRRGFTSRAEAETFLSPGDLPPTSDHFPDLTQACARLIEACRSRERVAICGDYDADGMTSTALLLRALAPLGANPEPAIPSRMDEGYGLNPAMVQRLYDDGVRLLVTVDNGVAAREALDLAASLQMQVIVTDHHTIPTERPPMTALIHPATTPDGSPYRGLAGVGLAYVLAHAVAEGMNHPEAIRVARDLFCIGTVADMAPLVGANRSWLLDGLNHLHRSECKGLQALQRLAGLGERPLTAEDIGFQIAPRINAVGRLGEPRLVVDLLTAEDPDSAMALARRCDDFNRQRRDLCDAIEAEAVALVEAETSDALPSFLLLAQSHWHHGVIGIVAARLMERYHRPTALLAGDGDGCLRASVRGPVGFAVDRALSNCSELLIRFGGHPAAGGFTVKAEQVHVLHERLCEQADGWLITQAKGRPVQPDALLQLKDVNWDLWRHLQSLAPFGIGHPKPLFWSRSVNVEERRDLKGGHLALRLRQGDSERRAIAWRWDSSAAVPDCCDVAFSISMNRWQGEQRLQLELKAIRTHTELVLINRGTRQYTARWTETSGLMLTNREGETLQARLKQEESLTSDDDLARDKRVIQLMEEACLGLGLRP, from the coding sequence TTGCCGGCCGTTCCCCTCCACTGGTCCTGGTCCCTCCCAGCCGTGGTGGAACCGTCACCATTGCAGGGGCTTGATCTACCGCTGGCACTTCGATGTGTTCTGCGGCGTAGGGGATTCACCTCACGAGCCGAGGCGGAGACCTTTCTCTCTCCTGGTGACCTGCCCCCGACCAGCGATCACTTCCCCGATCTGACCCAGGCTTGTGCGCGGTTGATCGAGGCATGCCGTTCAAGAGAACGCGTGGCCATCTGTGGCGATTACGACGCCGACGGAATGACCAGCACAGCACTGCTGTTGAGAGCGCTAGCCCCCCTTGGAGCAAATCCGGAGCCAGCCATCCCGTCGCGGATGGACGAGGGGTATGGCCTTAATCCAGCGATGGTGCAGCGTCTCTATGACGATGGTGTGCGGCTTCTGGTCACCGTCGACAACGGCGTCGCAGCCAGAGAGGCGCTGGATCTAGCCGCCAGTTTGCAGATGCAGGTGATCGTGACCGATCACCACACCATCCCTACAGAGCGGCCACCCATGACCGCCCTGATTCACCCGGCGACCACGCCGGATGGCTCCCCCTATCGCGGTCTGGCAGGGGTGGGCCTTGCCTATGTGCTCGCCCATGCCGTTGCCGAGGGCATGAATCATCCGGAGGCCATCCGTGTGGCTCGGGACCTCTTCTGCATAGGAACGGTGGCTGATATGGCTCCCCTCGTTGGCGCCAACCGCAGCTGGCTGCTTGACGGGTTGAATCATCTGCACCGTTCCGAGTGCAAAGGCTTGCAAGCGCTGCAACGGTTGGCGGGTCTTGGCGAACGTCCCCTGACGGCCGAGGACATCGGCTTCCAGATTGCACCGAGGATCAATGCCGTCGGCCGACTGGGTGAGCCGAGGCTTGTGGTGGACCTGCTCACGGCCGAGGACCCTGATTCGGCCATGGCGCTGGCACGGCGTTGTGATGATTTCAACCGCCAGCGACGGGATCTCTGCGACGCGATTGAAGCGGAGGCCGTGGCGCTTGTGGAGGCTGAGACCAGTGACGCTCTCCCGTCTTTTTTGCTGTTGGCGCAAAGCCACTGGCACCACGGCGTGATTGGCATTGTTGCCGCGCGTCTGATGGAGCGTTACCACCGACCCACTGCTCTCCTTGCCGGAGATGGTGATGGCTGTCTTCGGGCTTCGGTAAGGGGACCCGTCGGTTTTGCTGTGGATCGCGCCCTTTCAAACTGCAGTGAACTCTTAATCCGCTTTGGGGGCCATCCCGCGGCAGGAGGGTTCACTGTGAAAGCGGAGCAGGTGCATGTCCTGCACGAACGCCTCTGCGAACAGGCGGATGGCTGGCTGATCACCCAGGCCAAGGGCAGACCCGTGCAACCCGATGCCCTCCTGCAGTTGAAGGATGTGAACTGGGATCTGTGGCGACATTTGCAGTCCCTGGCTCCCTTTGGAATCGGTCATCCAAAGCCGCTGTTCTGGTCTCGGAGCGTCAACGTTGAGGAGCGCCGTGATCTCAAAGGAGGTCATCTGGCCCTGAGGCTGCGCCAGGGAGACAGCGAGCGTCGTGCCATTGCATGGCGATGGGATTCCTCAGCTGCCGTACCGGATTGCTGTGACGTGGCCTTCAGCATTTCGATGAACCGTTGGCAGGGGGAACAGCGGCTGCAACTCGAGCTCAAAGCGATACGAACTCATACGGAGCTGGTGCTGATCAACCGCGGGACCCGTCAGTACACAGCCCGCTGGACGGAAACATCAGGCCTGATGCTTACCAATCGAGAAGGTGAGACTCTCCAAGCGAGGCTGAAGCAAGAAGAATCCCTCACCAGTGACGATGACCTGGCAAGGGATAAACGAGTCATTCAATTGATGGAGGAAGCCTGTCTGGGGTTGGGGCTTCGTCCTTAA
- a CDS encoding HAD-IA family hydrolase: MPLLVIKVNRLSAVFWDVDGTLADTEMDGHRPAFNTAFKELNLPFHWDETLYNTLLAIPGGLRRVKLHAEDRGVTLSQEQLEQVRDRKRVHYLERVRKGHVRLRPGVRRLLEELHRAGVQQWIVTSSGSASVMALLEQVQSLIPPFDGVVTSDDVSTGKPAPDGYLLALRRSGADGAASLAVEDSAAGLSAATGAGLRCLLTPSPWDAAALRDAVADATAVLDHLGDPGHPASVLSGAPCQDGTVTLKYLQTLLEVPDR; encoded by the coding sequence GTGCCGTTGCTGGTCATCAAGGTGAACAGGCTTTCAGCAGTCTTTTGGGATGTGGATGGAACCTTGGCTGACACGGAGATGGACGGTCATCGTCCAGCCTTCAATACGGCGTTCAAAGAACTGAATCTCCCGTTTCACTGGGATGAGACGCTCTACAACACGCTGCTGGCGATCCCCGGGGGACTCCGCAGGGTGAAGCTTCATGCTGAAGACCGTGGAGTGACGCTCAGCCAGGAACAACTGGAGCAAGTGCGGGATCGCAAACGAGTGCATTACCTCGAGCGTGTCCGCAAGGGCCACGTGCGCTTGCGTCCCGGTGTCAGGAGACTGCTGGAGGAACTGCACCGCGCGGGGGTGCAGCAGTGGATTGTGACCTCTAGTGGATCAGCTTCTGTGATGGCCCTGCTCGAGCAGGTTCAGTCGCTCATCCCCCCCTTCGATGGCGTCGTGACATCCGACGACGTGTCAACAGGGAAGCCCGCACCAGATGGCTATCTGCTGGCCCTCAGACGCAGTGGCGCCGATGGGGCTGCAAGTCTTGCTGTAGAGGATTCAGCAGCAGGTTTGTCCGCCGCAACAGGAGCTGGTTTGCGATGTCTGCTGACACCATCCCCCTGGGATGCGGCTGCCCTGCGTGATGCCGTTGCCGATGCCACTGCGGTGCTGGATCACTTGGGGGATCCAGGGCACCCGGCAAGCGTGCTTTCAGGGGCCCCTTGCCAGGACGGAACAGTGACGCTGAAGTATCTGCAGACTCTGCTGGAGGTGCCTGATCGATGA
- a CDS encoding DUF565 domain-containing protein, translated as MSSIQRTRLAGLQSSWGANLRRNWSGPWWRRSASLLILLLGFFIGSNLTVHLANAVGVRTFTALYALMACELLVLGRRRLPWLDNLRLGFVYAVVLEAFKVGS; from the coding sequence ATGAGCTCCATCCAGCGCACGCGGCTCGCGGGTCTTCAGAGCAGTTGGGGAGCAAATCTCCGGCGGAATTGGTCAGGCCCCTGGTGGCGACGCAGTGCGTCGTTGCTGATACTTCTCCTCGGTTTCTTCATCGGCAGCAACCTCACGGTGCACCTGGCGAATGCCGTAGGCGTCAGGACATTTACTGCCCTCTATGCCCTTATGGCCTGTGAGTTGTTGGTGCTTGGGCGCCGTCGTCTCCCCTGGCTCGACAACCTGCGACTCGGATTCGTTTACGCCGTTGTTTTGGAGGCGTTCAAAGTTGGATCCTGA